In one window of Rhodopseudomonas palustris HaA2 DNA:
- a CDS encoding MFS transporter, with amino-acid sequence MVDATAIDGFADDARARSNVMRLAAAQALTGANAAVIFATGSIIGAQLAPSVALATVPISMYVVGLAAGTLPTGAIARRYGRRVSFMIGAGCGAFTGLLGALAILYGSFELFCVATFLGGLYGAVSQSYRFAAADGASVAYRPKAVSWVMAGGVFAGVLGPQLVQWTMDIWQPYLFAFSYLVQAAVALVAMAVLWSVDAPKPQPADFAGGRPLLEIVRQPRFIAAAMCGAIAYPMMNLVMTSAPLAMQMCGLPISDSNFGLQWHIVAMYAPSFFTGSLIAKFGAPRVVALGLALEAAGASIGLMGITAPHFWATLFVIGVGWNFAFVGASALVLETHQPSEKNKVQAFNDFVVFGMMALGSFGSGQLLANYGWATVNLTVFPPVLLGLVVLAITGWSRKRVAAAAAAVPERGI; translated from the coding sequence ATGGTTGACGCGACCGCGATCGATGGATTCGCTGACGATGCGCGCGCACGCTCGAACGTGATGCGGCTGGCGGCGGCGCAGGCGCTGACCGGCGCCAATGCGGCGGTGATCTTCGCCACCGGCTCGATCATCGGCGCGCAGCTCGCGCCCAGCGTGGCGCTCGCGACCGTGCCGATCTCGATGTATGTGGTCGGCCTCGCCGCCGGCACGCTGCCGACCGGCGCGATCGCGCGGCGCTATGGCCGCCGCGTCTCCTTCATGATCGGCGCCGGCTGCGGCGCGTTCACCGGCCTGCTCGGCGCGCTGGCGATCCTGTACGGCTCGTTCGAGCTGTTCTGCGTGGCCACCTTTCTCGGCGGGCTGTACGGCGCGGTGTCGCAATCCTATCGCTTCGCCGCCGCCGACGGCGCCAGCGTCGCGTATCGCCCCAAGGCGGTATCCTGGGTGATGGCCGGCGGCGTGTTCGCCGGCGTGCTCGGTCCGCAGCTGGTGCAGTGGACCATGGACATTTGGCAGCCTTATCTGTTCGCCTTCAGCTATCTGGTGCAAGCCGCGGTCGCGCTGGTCGCGATGGCGGTGCTGTGGAGCGTCGACGCGCCGAAGCCGCAGCCCGCCGATTTCGCCGGCGGCCGGCCGCTGCTCGAAATCGTGCGGCAGCCGCGCTTCATCGCCGCGGCGATGTGCGGCGCGATCGCCTATCCGATGATGAATCTGGTGATGACGTCGGCGCCGCTCGCGATGCAGATGTGCGGGCTGCCGATCAGCGATTCCAATTTCGGCCTGCAATGGCACATCGTCGCGATGTATGCGCCGAGCTTCTTCACCGGCTCGCTGATCGCGAAATTCGGCGCGCCGCGCGTGGTCGCGCTCGGGCTGGCGCTGGAAGCTGCAGGCGCGTCGATCGGCCTGATGGGGATCACCGCCCCGCATTTCTGGGCGACGCTGTTCGTGATCGGGGTAGGCTGGAATTTCGCCTTCGTCGGCGCTTCGGCGCTGGTGCTGGAGACCCACCAGCCGAGCGAAAAGAACAAGGTGCAGGCGTTCAACGATTTCGTGGTGTTCGGCATGATGGCGCTGGGCTCGTTCGGGTCCGGGCAATTGCTGGCGAATTACGGCTGGGCGACCGTCAACCTGACGGTGTTTCCGCCGGTTCTGCTCGGCCTCGTCGTGCTCGCGATCACCGGCTGGTCGCGAAAACGGGTGGCGGCGGCCGCAGCCGCCGTGCCAGAACGCGGCATCTGA
- a CDS encoding DUF938 domain-containing protein, with translation MADYVVEFGKDGRPVEPDGRLDAAAFHRNQQAICEVLGRLLHGTTGDVLEAGSGTGQHVIAFARAHPGIVWWPSDCHPQHLISIAAWRAYAGLDNVRPPLRIDLSDPAWCAEMTDGRGPGPLAAVFCANVVHIAPWPVAEGLFAGAARTLRPDGRLILYGPFKRDGHHTAISNAVFDTSLRAANAEWGVRDVDELQQLAAGGGLSLAEIVEMPANNLILCFSRSGET, from the coding sequence ATGGCTGACTATGTGGTCGAGTTCGGCAAGGACGGTCGGCCGGTCGAGCCCGACGGCCGGCTCGACGCCGCCGCCTTTCATCGCAACCAGCAGGCGATCTGCGAGGTGCTGGGCCGGCTGCTGCACGGAACAACGGGCGACGTGCTCGAGGCCGGCAGCGGCACCGGCCAGCACGTCATCGCATTCGCCCGCGCGCATCCCGGGATCGTCTGGTGGCCGAGCGATTGTCATCCGCAGCATCTGATCAGCATTGCCGCCTGGCGCGCTTACGCGGGGCTCGACAATGTGCGGCCGCCGCTGCGGATCGATCTGTCCGATCCGGCCTGGTGCGCGGAGATGACCGACGGGCGCGGTCCGGGGCCGCTGGCGGCGGTGTTTTGCGCGAATGTCGTGCACATCGCGCCGTGGCCGGTCGCGGAGGGGCTGTTCGCCGGCGCCGCGCGCACGCTGCGGCCGGACGGGCGCTTGATCCTGTATGGGCCGTTCAAGCGCGACGGCCACCATACCGCGATCAGCAATGCGGTGTTCGACACCAGCCTGCGCGCTGCCAATGCCGAATGGGGCGTGCGCGACGTCGACGAATTGCAGCAGCTCGCGGCAGGGGGCGGCCTGTCTCTGGCCGAAATCGTCGAGATGCCGGCCAACAATCTCATCCTGTGCTTCTCCCGAAGCGGCGAAACCTGA
- a CDS encoding TonB-dependent receptor, whose product MPSRSDADCRHHSARCRALLTSTILASSLFASVAPASAQDNTLPAINVTATRSYEGIVGTSSTVITADDIAHSPAQTVQEIIAQTPGVQTRTLYGGVNGTGSSIDLRGFGATATSNTLFLVNGRRLNDLDLQGVDLSSIPLQSIERIEITRGSSGAVLYGDNAVGGVINIVTKTGAGGPPATFRAEGGFGSFNQRLASISAAYNSGPWSTSVFANGVRSNGYRANNALEQNNAIGELRYATPDLSAFVNVSGDNQHLGLPGSRIVDPSIGVNQLQTDRRGTNTPFDFGDKQGANITAGFTKSLWDGAELIVDGGVRDKRQQAGYFGNVPLSSFSASWFDAHLQTWSITPRLSITHAMFGLPSKILTGLDYYDATYDSDRGQYRSTPPVHVYNLSQKTLAGYWQQTVGILPTTDLSYGGRLQSVKVEASDRLNPLAPGYFGEAQALPLSSTETQHALHIGLDHRFNDVFSVFARAARAFRTPNVDERVSSGPSYDAFFNPIPGNFALKTQTSVDFEAGFRVKSGPFEMQTSAYNMNLNNELHYDPVNFYNTNLDPTRRYGGETSASFRVSDTLLLRGGGAYTRATFREGPFSGNDVPLVSRYTANAGVTWNVWQKYVVFDATARYWSSRYMDSDENNLQTKIPANGTVDVKLSGAYEHFFWSASVINLFNSQYYDYAVASSFTPGRYGAYPLPGRTYLVKAGVTF is encoded by the coding sequence ATGCCGTCTCGTTCCGATGCCGATTGCCGGCATCATTCCGCGCGCTGCCGCGCGCTGCTGACATCCACCATTCTGGCGTCCAGTCTGTTCGCGAGCGTCGCGCCGGCGTCGGCGCAGGACAATACGCTGCCCGCCATCAACGTCACCGCGACCCGCAGCTACGAGGGCATCGTCGGCACTTCGAGCACGGTGATCACCGCCGACGACATCGCGCATTCGCCGGCGCAGACCGTGCAGGAGATCATCGCGCAGACGCCCGGCGTGCAGACCAGGACGCTGTATGGCGGCGTCAACGGCACCGGCTCGTCGATCGATCTGCGCGGCTTCGGCGCCACCGCGACCTCGAACACACTGTTCCTGGTCAACGGCCGCCGCCTCAACGACCTCGATCTGCAGGGCGTCGACCTGTCGAGCATCCCGCTGCAATCGATCGAGCGCATCGAGATCACCCGCGGCAGCAGCGGCGCGGTGCTGTACGGCGACAATGCGGTCGGCGGCGTCATCAATATCGTCACCAAGACCGGCGCCGGCGGACCGCCCGCGACGTTCCGGGCCGAAGGCGGCTTCGGCTCGTTCAACCAGCGGCTGGCATCGATTTCCGCGGCGTACAATTCCGGGCCGTGGTCGACCTCGGTGTTCGCCAACGGCGTGCGCTCCAACGGCTATCGCGCCAACAACGCGCTGGAACAGAACAACGCGATCGGCGAGCTGCGCTATGCCACGCCGGATCTCAGCGCCTTCGTCAACGTCTCCGGCGACAATCAGCATCTCGGCCTGCCCGGTTCCCGGATCGTGGATCCCTCGATCGGCGTCAACCAGCTCCAGACCGATCGCCGCGGCACCAACACGCCGTTCGATTTCGGCGACAAGCAGGGCGCCAACATCACCGCCGGCTTCACCAAATCGCTGTGGGACGGCGCCGAATTGATCGTCGACGGCGGCGTCCGCGACAAGCGGCAGCAGGCCGGCTATTTCGGCAATGTGCCGCTGTCGAGCTTCAGCGCGAGCTGGTTCGACGCACATCTGCAGACCTGGTCGATCACGCCGCGGCTGAGCATCACCCATGCGATGTTCGGCCTGCCGTCGAAAATCCTGACCGGTCTCGACTATTACGACGCGACCTATGATTCCGACCGCGGCCAGTATCGCAGCACGCCGCCGGTGCACGTCTACAACCTGTCGCAGAAGACGCTGGCCGGCTATTGGCAGCAGACCGTCGGCATCCTGCCGACCACCGACCTGTCCTATGGCGGCCGGCTGCAGAGCGTCAAAGTCGAGGCCAGCGATCGGCTGAACCCGCTGGCGCCGGGCTATTTCGGCGAAGCGCAGGCGCTGCCGCTGAGCAGCACCGAAACCCAGCACGCGCTGCATATCGGCCTCGACCATCGCTTCAACGACGTGTTCAGCGTGTTCGCCCGCGCCGCGCGCGCGTTCCGCACCCCGAATGTCGACGAGCGGGTCTCGTCGGGACCGTCCTACGACGCGTTCTTCAATCCGATTCCGGGCAACTTCGCGCTGAAGACCCAGACCTCGGTCGATTTCGAAGCCGGCTTCCGCGTCAAATCGGGGCCGTTCGAGATGCAGACCAGCGCCTACAACATGAATCTCAACAACGAGCTTCATTACGACCCGGTCAATTTCTACAACACCAATCTCGACCCGACCCGGCGCTATGGCGGCGAGACCAGCGCCTCGTTCCGCGTCAGCGATACGCTGCTGCTGCGCGGCGGCGGCGCCTATACCCGCGCGACGTTTCGCGAGGGCCCGTTCTCCGGCAACGACGTGCCGCTGGTGTCGCGCTATACGGCGAATGCCGGCGTGACCTGGAACGTCTGGCAGAAATACGTCGTGTTCGATGCGACCGCCCGCTACTGGAGCAGCCGCTATATGGACAGCGACGAGAACAACCTGCAGACCAAGATCCCGGCGAACGGCACGGTCGATGTCAAGCTGAGCGGCGCCTACGAGCATTTCTTCTGGTCGGCCAGCGTGATCAATCTGTTCAACTCGCAATATTACGATTACGCGGTGGCGAGCAGTTTCACGCCGGGACGCTACGGCGCCTATCCGCTGCCGGGACGAACCTATCTCGTCAAGGCCGGCGTGACGTTCTGA
- a CDS encoding ABC transporter substrate-binding protein, with translation MSTRNALLAAGLFALAATQPAFAQKQYGPGVTDTEIKIGQTMPYSGPASAYGVQGHVQNAYYAMINAKGGVNGRKINLISLDDAYSPPKTVEQTRKLVEQDEVLAIVGTVGTPTNSATQKYLNGKKVPQIFISTGAAKWDDPKTFPWTTQLYPPYQMEGMIFAKYLLKNKPDAKLGVFSQNDDAGKDYVKGLKEGLGDKAKTMIVKEVTYEVTDPTVDSQIVALKASGADTLFTMATPKFGAQAIRKVHELNWKPLNFVVSVASSIKGVLEPAGSEASTGLLTALAMKTPTDPRFENDADVKEFKEFLAKWFPKGDIADGSVVIGYISAYMTAKTLEACGDNLTRDNLLKQATNIKPTVAPLLLPGVKISTRPDRYAPYTQMQIARFDGKSWVPEGEVFNTDATSQ, from the coding sequence ATGTCCACCCGCAACGCGCTGCTTGCAGCCGGACTATTTGCGCTCGCCGCAACCCAGCCTGCCTTCGCCCAGAAGCAATACGGCCCCGGCGTCACCGACACCGAAATCAAGATCGGGCAGACCATGCCCTACAGCGGCCCGGCTTCGGCATATGGCGTGCAGGGCCATGTCCAGAACGCCTACTACGCGATGATCAACGCGAAGGGCGGCGTCAACGGCCGCAAGATCAACCTGATCAGCCTCGACGACGCCTATTCGCCGCCGAAGACGGTGGAGCAGACCCGCAAGCTGGTCGAGCAGGACGAGGTGCTGGCGATCGTCGGCACCGTCGGCACGCCGACCAATTCCGCGACTCAGAAATATCTCAACGGCAAAAAGGTGCCGCAGATCTTCATCTCCACGGGGGCGGCAAAATGGGATGATCCGAAGACCTTCCCGTGGACCACGCAGCTCTATCCTCCCTATCAGATGGAAGGCATGATTTTCGCGAAGTACCTGCTCAAGAACAAGCCCGACGCCAAGCTCGGCGTGTTCTCGCAGAACGACGACGCCGGCAAGGACTACGTCAAGGGCCTGAAGGAAGGGCTCGGCGACAAGGCCAAGACGATGATCGTCAAGGAGGTCACCTACGAGGTCACCGATCCGACCGTCGACTCGCAGATCGTCGCGCTGAAGGCGTCGGGCGCCGACACGCTGTTCACGATGGCGACGCCGAAATTTGGCGCCCAAGCGATCCGCAAGGTCCACGAACTGAACTGGAAGCCGCTCAACTTCGTCGTCAGCGTCGCCAGCTCGATCAAGGGCGTGCTCGAACCCGCCGGCAGCGAAGCCTCGACCGGGTTGCTCACCGCGCTCGCCATGAAGACGCCGACCGACCCGCGGTTCGAGAACGATGCCGACGTCAAGGAATTCAAGGAATTCCTGGCCAAGTGGTTTCCGAAAGGCGACATCGCCGACGGCAGCGTGGTGATCGGCTACATCTCGGCCTATATGACGGCGAAGACGCTCGAAGCCTGCGGCGACAATCTCACCCGCGACAACCTGCTCAAGCAGGCGACCAACATCAAGCCGACGGTTGCTCCGCTGCTACTGCCGGGCGTCAAGATCTCGACGCGGCCGGACCGCTACGCGCCCTACACCCAGATGCAGATCGCCCGTTTCGACGGCAAGAGCTGGGTGCCTGAAGGCGAAGTGTTCAACACCGACGCGACCAGCCAGTAA
- a CDS encoding MFS transporter — protein sequence MVVNFADKIVVGLAGVPITQELGLTPEQFGLLGSSFFFLFSITAVVVGFVVNRVDTRWVLLVLALIWAVAQFPMVGTVSFTTLLICRIILGAGEGPAFAVAAHAIYKWFPDHKRTLPTAILSQGSAFGVILAVPALNWIIVNHSWHYAFGALGIVGLMWAAAWLALGKEGPLVPTAAMAAAETRIPYARLLTSRTFIGCVAATFGAYWALSLGLTWFTTYIISGLGFSQHQAGLISITPWVFGAAVVMLTGWLSQLLMGRGASSRLARGVLGAAPLVLGGLILLTMPLIDNPTGRIAALVIGSGLCGSIYVVCPPMIAEFAPVSQRGAAIAIYGALYTLAGIVAPLVMGSVVQHAASLNEGYLTGYVINGAVMIVSGLLGLLLLWPNTERARLLSSSDVAPVGLRKPA from the coding sequence ATGGTGGTCAACTTCGCCGACAAGATCGTCGTCGGCCTCGCCGGCGTGCCGATCACCCAAGAGCTCGGTCTCACACCCGAACAGTTCGGCCTGCTCGGCTCGTCGTTTTTCTTCCTGTTCTCGATCACGGCGGTCGTCGTCGGCTTCGTCGTCAACCGGGTCGACACCCGTTGGGTGCTGTTGGTGCTGGCCCTGATCTGGGCGGTGGCGCAGTTTCCGATGGTCGGCACCGTCAGCTTCACCACGCTCTTGATCTGCCGCATCATCCTCGGCGCCGGCGAAGGCCCGGCCTTCGCGGTCGCGGCGCATGCGATCTACAAATGGTTTCCCGACCACAAGCGGACGCTGCCCACCGCGATCCTGTCGCAGGGCTCGGCGTTCGGCGTGATCCTGGCGGTACCGGCGCTGAACTGGATCATCGTCAACCATTCCTGGCACTACGCGTTCGGCGCGCTCGGCATTGTCGGGCTGATGTGGGCGGCGGCGTGGCTCGCGCTCGGCAAGGAAGGCCCGCTGGTGCCGACCGCGGCGATGGCGGCGGCGGAGACTCGGATCCCCTATGCGCGGCTGCTGACCTCGCGCACCTTCATCGGCTGCGTCGCGGCGACGTTCGGTGCGTATTGGGCGCTGTCGCTGGGACTGACCTGGTTCACCACCTACATCATCAGCGGGCTCGGCTTCAGCCAGCACCAGGCCGGCCTGATCTCGATCACGCCCTGGGTGTTCGGCGCCGCCGTCGTGATGCTGACCGGCTGGCTGTCGCAGTTGCTGATGGGGCGCGGCGCGTCGAGCCGGCTGGCCCGCGGCGTGCTCGGCGCGGCCCCGCTGGTGCTCGGCGGACTGATCCTGCTGACGATGCCGTTGATCGACAATCCGACCGGGCGGATCGCCGCGCTGGTGATCGGCTCGGGGTTGTGCGGATCGATCTACGTGGTGTGCCCGCCGATGATCGCCGAGTTCGCCCCGGTGTCGCAGCGCGGCGCCGCGATCGCGATCTACGGTGCGCTGTACACGCTCGCCGGCATCGTGGCGCCGCTGGTGATGGGCAGCGTCGTCCAGCACGCCGCGTCGCTGAACGAGGGCTATCTCACCGGCTACGTGATCAACGGCGCGGTGATGATCGTCTCCGGCCTGCTCGGCCTGCTGCTGCTGTGGCCGAACACCGAGCGCGCGAGGCTGCTGAGCAGCTCGGACGTCGCGCCTGTCGGCCTTCGCAAGCCGGCGTGA
- a CDS encoding ABC transporter ATP-binding protein, producing MLTVSGLTKSYRSGQDSVAVLRGVDFALAAGESVALTGESGSGKSTLLHLIAGLDQPDGGEIVYGDLTISRLADAARAAFRRERLGLVFQQFNLIPSLTVADNLSFQSRLAGRHDAQWHAELIERLGLGALQKRYPEQLSGGQQQRVAIGRALAVKPVLLLADEPTGNLDEATADDVLALARDLVRRTGCGFLMVTHSERLAAMLDRRVNLHAGLIH from the coding sequence ATGTTGACCGTTTCCGGCTTGACCAAATCCTATCGTTCGGGACAGGACAGCGTCGCCGTGCTGCGCGGCGTCGATTTCGCGTTGGCTGCGGGTGAAAGCGTGGCGCTGACTGGCGAATCCGGGAGTGGCAAGAGCACGCTGCTGCATCTGATCGCCGGACTCGACCAGCCCGATGGCGGCGAGATCGTCTACGGCGATCTGACGATCTCGCGGCTCGCCGACGCCGCACGCGCCGCCTTCCGCCGCGAACGGCTCGGCCTGGTGTTTCAGCAGTTCAATCTGATCCCGAGCCTGACCGTCGCCGACAATCTGTCGTTCCAGTCGCGGCTGGCGGGTCGCCACGACGCGCAATGGCACGCCGAACTGATCGAGCGGCTCGGCCTCGGCGCGCTGCAGAAGCGCTATCCGGAGCAACTCTCCGGCGGCCAGCAGCAGCGCGTCGCGATCGGCCGCGCGCTGGCGGTGAAGCCCGTCCTGCTGCTCGCCGACGAGCCGACCGGCAATCTCGACGAGGCCACCGCCGACGACGTGCTGGCGCTCGCCCGAGATCTGGTGCGCCGCACCGGCTGCGGCTTTCTGATGGTGACGCACAGCGAACGGCTCGCCGCCATGCTCGACCGCAGGGTCAATCTGCATGCGGGGCTGATCCATTGA